The following proteins are co-located in the Fructilactobacillus carniphilus genome:
- a CDS encoding quaternary amine ABC transporter ATP-binding protein has protein sequence MTENREKIKVDHLTKIFGSHINKAQELLSEGKSKAEILAKTGSTVGVDNANFTINDNEIFVIMGLSGSGKSTMLRMFNRLIEPTLGTIYVDGENIMQLDKKGLLELRRKKMSMVFQGFALLPDRTVLENAAFGLEVQGIAKDEREKKAHESLEMVGLKGYDNQLPSELSGGMQQRVGLARAITNDPDILLMDEAFSALDPLNRRDMQDELIDLQHKLHKTIIFISHDLNEALRIGDRILMMHDGDVVQIDTPEDLLTHPKNDYVKKFIQNVDRSKILTAGNVMIHPNTINIEKDGPKLALRRMKEDHISSIFAVDDQQRLVGLIDADDVIKLIESNQRDMKQIVNAGLPKTSPDTPIAELFEKISKSPLPYAVVDNDGRLEGIILRSTILEAMSGSDTDDEGGADHE, from the coding sequence GTGACAGAAAATCGAGAAAAGATCAAAGTGGACCACTTAACCAAAATATTTGGTTCGCACATCAATAAAGCACAAGAGCTTTTATCTGAAGGAAAAAGTAAGGCGGAAATCCTCGCCAAAACCGGTAGTACCGTCGGGGTGGATAACGCTAATTTCACCATTAATGACAACGAAATCTTTGTTATCATGGGACTTTCTGGTTCCGGAAAGTCCACGATGCTCCGGATGTTTAACCGATTGATCGAACCAACGCTGGGAACCATCTACGTCGACGGTGAAAACATCATGCAACTCGACAAAAAGGGGTTGCTGGAACTGCGACGGAAGAAAATGAGCATGGTCTTTCAAGGCTTTGCCCTCTTACCCGACCGGACGGTGTTAGAAAACGCTGCCTTCGGTTTAGAAGTTCAAGGCATTGCCAAGGACGAACGGGAAAAGAAAGCGCACGAATCACTGGAAATGGTGGGCTTGAAGGGTTACGATAACCAGCTGCCGAGCGAACTATCCGGTGGGATGCAACAACGGGTCGGGTTAGCTCGGGCCATCACCAATGACCCTGACATCCTGCTCATGGACGAAGCATTCTCCGCTTTGGATCCGTTAAACCGACGCGACATGCAAGACGAACTGATTGACCTGCAACACAAGTTGCACAAGACCATCATCTTCATTAGCCACGATTTAAACGAAGCCCTGCGCATCGGAGATCGGATTTTGATGATGCACGATGGGGACGTGGTGCAAATCGATACGCCAGAAGACCTGTTAACGCATCCCAAGAACGACTACGTCAAGAAGTTCATTCAAAACGTGGACCGTTCGAAGATCTTAACGGCCGGAAACGTCATGATTCACCCGAACACGATTAACATCGAAAAGGATGGACCAAAGCTGGCTCTGCGACGCATGAAAGAAGATCACATCTCCAGTATCTTTGCTGTGGATGACCAACAACGTTTAGTCGGTCTGATTGATGCCGATGACGTGATTAAACTGATTGAAAGTAATCAACGGGACATGAAGCAGATCGTAAATGCTGGTCTGCCAAAGACTAGTCCTGACACGCCGATTGCGGAACTCTTCGAAAAAATTTCGAAGTCACCACTACCATACGCAGTGGTTGATAATGATGGTCGCCTCGAAGGAATCATCCTCCGGAGTACCATTCTAGAAGCAATGTCTGGCTCTGATACTGATGACGAAGGAGGCGCTGATCATGAGTAG
- a CDS encoding M13 family metallopeptidase, protein MAQADFPVNQAEIKDDLYAAVNGAWVKQATIPGDHSSVGGFMDLVDGIEKTLMHDSDALANGTLPANTPELQEYVKFYQLAMDFKRRDQDGATPLQPRLDQIEKLTDYADLNDQLADWILTGFPAPLDFDIDADMKNAQVNALFAGSPSLFLPDKTYYEDDNPAYDQLMPIFTKMSEQLLTLAGYPADQAQELVAAAKDFDSQIAPHVKSAEEAADISKTYNPYTTDELAASTSALDLKQAVKGLVGAIPEKIIVTEPEFFKHLNDLLTPDNFAKFKAWMLVKTVNGLAGALSEEFRQVGGQFSRALSGKKEAAKPEKAAFYLASGTFKHVVGDYYGKKYFGPQAKADVHHMVEKMIDIYEQRLANNEWLGDDTKQMAIKKLKSLGIQVGYPDQLDPIYQQFKVDKAAGLLPNLLHFDYLETKETFSKWNQPVEREKWEMSANTVNAYYHPFKNIIVFPAAILQAPFYSLDQSASANYGGIGSVIAHEISHAFDNNGSLFDEFGNMNNWWTKADHEHFEELAQQMIAEFDGLPYAGGKVNGKLTVSENIADAGGLSCAEAATKEEADADLYEFFTNWARIWRMKATPEYQNLLLTVDVHAPGPLRATVQVKNLDDFYTTFNVQPGDGMYLEPDKRVKIW, encoded by the coding sequence ATGGCACAAGCTGATTTTCCCGTGAATCAAGCGGAAATTAAAGATGATCTCTACGCGGCCGTGAACGGCGCCTGGGTCAAACAAGCCACCATTCCGGGGGACCACTCCTCCGTGGGTGGTTTCATGGATCTTGTCGATGGCATCGAAAAAACCTTAATGCACGATTCTGATGCGTTAGCGAACGGAACCTTGCCAGCGAACACGCCGGAACTCCAGGAATACGTGAAGTTTTATCAATTAGCGATGGATTTCAAGCGTCGGGATCAAGATGGGGCTACTCCCTTACAACCGCGCCTAGATCAAATTGAAAAGCTCACGGACTACGCGGATCTGAACGACCAACTGGCCGACTGGATTTTAACCGGCTTCCCCGCTCCGTTGGACTTTGACATTGACGCCGACATGAAGAACGCGCAGGTTAACGCCCTCTTTGCCGGGAGTCCAAGCCTCTTTTTACCGGACAAAACCTACTATGAAGACGATAACCCGGCTTACGACCAGTTAATGCCAATCTTCACCAAGATGAGTGAACAGCTCCTAACCCTGGCTGGCTACCCAGCAGACCAAGCGCAGGAACTAGTGGCAGCTGCCAAGGACTTTGACTCCCAAATTGCGCCCCACGTAAAATCAGCCGAAGAAGCCGCTGACATTAGCAAGACCTACAATCCTTACACCACGGATGAATTAGCCGCTTCAACGAGTGCACTGGACCTGAAACAAGCGGTCAAAGGTCTCGTTGGGGCCATTCCAGAAAAAATCATCGTGACGGAACCCGAGTTCTTTAAACACCTGAACGACTTGCTGACGCCGGACAACTTTGCAAAATTCAAGGCCTGGATGTTAGTTAAAACGGTGAATGGCCTCGCGGGTGCCCTTTCGGAAGAATTCCGCCAGGTTGGTGGTCAATTTAGTCGGGCCCTCTCGGGAAAAAAGGAAGCCGCTAAACCCGAAAAAGCTGCCTTTTACTTGGCCTCTGGGACCTTTAAACACGTTGTGGGTGACTACTATGGGAAGAAGTACTTTGGTCCCCAAGCGAAGGCTGACGTCCACCACATGGTCGAAAAGATGATTGACATCTACGAACAACGCCTCGCAAACAACGAGTGGTTGGGTGACGACACCAAGCAAATGGCCATCAAGAAGCTCAAGAGCCTGGGAATTCAAGTGGGTTACCCCGACCAACTCGATCCAATTTACCAACAATTTAAAGTCGACAAAGCAGCCGGCTTATTACCGAACCTGCTCCACTTCGACTACTTAGAAACTAAGGAAACCTTCTCCAAGTGGAACCAACCGGTCGAACGGGAAAAATGGGAAATGAGCGCCAACACGGTGAACGCCTACTACCACCCGTTCAAAAACATCATTGTCTTCCCCGCTGCCATCTTGCAGGCGCCATTCTATAGCCTGGATCAATCGGCAAGTGCTAACTACGGGGGGATTGGATCAGTCATCGCACACGAAATCTCGCACGCTTTTGATAACAACGGTTCCCTCTTTGATGAATTTGGAAACATGAATAACTGGTGGACGAAAGCCGACCATGAACACTTTGAAGAATTGGCCCAACAGATGATTGCTGAATTCGACGGTCTTCCGTACGCCGGTGGGAAAGTAAACGGGAAGCTGACCGTTTCTGAAAACATCGCCGATGCCGGTGGTTTAAGCTGTGCGGAAGCGGCCACGAAGGAAGAAGCGGACGCCGATCTCTACGAGTTCTTTACGAACTGGGCCCGGATCTGGCGGATGAAAGCAACGCCTGAGTACCAAAACCTGCTCCTCACGGTCGACGTGCACGCTCCTGGTCCATTACGAGCTACGGTCCAAGTCAAGAACCTCGATGACTTCTACACGACCTTTAACGTGCAACCCGGTGACGGGATGTACCTCGAACCAGATAAACGAGTAAAAATTTGGTAA
- a CDS encoding glycine betaine ABC transporter substrate-binding protein, producing the protein MLSACSVTPKKYDANKPVGPQVHETITGIDAGAGIMASTQKAIPAYGLKQQNWQLQTSSTAAMCSQLEKSIKYKQPIVVTAWQPHWMFKKYPIKFLKDPKGVYGKSEQINTVARKGFQKDNPGAYKFFQQFKWNSNMMGDVMYANFKGADPQKTAKKFIKDHPKEVAKWTEGVPDGHGKQVRMTYVTWDDAIASTNVTAQILRDKGYKVTISAMEAQPEWASIARGSADVTTAAWLPVTSGPLYQKFKNQVEVVGVNCPGAKVGLAVPKYMKNINSIEDLKK; encoded by the coding sequence ATGCTCTCGGCCTGCAGCGTCACGCCGAAGAAGTATGATGCCAACAAACCGGTTGGTCCCCAGGTGCATGAAACCATCACCGGGATTGATGCCGGAGCCGGAATCATGGCTTCGACACAAAAGGCCATTCCTGCTTACGGCTTAAAGCAACAAAACTGGCAGTTACAAACCAGTTCCACCGCTGCGATGTGTAGCCAACTGGAAAAGTCAATTAAGTACAAACAACCCATCGTGGTGACCGCCTGGCAACCGCACTGGATGTTTAAAAAATACCCAATTAAGTTCTTGAAGGATCCGAAGGGTGTCTACGGAAAATCTGAACAAATTAACACGGTGGCTCGCAAGGGCTTCCAAAAGGACAATCCCGGCGCCTACAAATTCTTCCAGCAATTCAAATGGAATTCCAACATGATGGGTGACGTCATGTACGCTAACTTTAAGGGTGCGGATCCGCAAAAGACCGCCAAGAAGTTCATTAAGGACCATCCGAAGGAAGTCGCTAAATGGACCGAAGGCGTGCCAGACGGACACGGCAAGCAAGTGCGGATGACGTACGTTACTTGGGATGACGCGATTGCCTCAACTAACGTAACGGCCCAAATCCTGCGGGATAAGGGTTACAAGGTTACCATCTCCGCGATGGAAGCTCAACCAGAATGGGCTTCAATTGCCCGTGGTTCAGCGGACGTCACGACGGCTGCTTGGCTTCCCGTTACCTCTGGCCCGTTATACCAGAAGTTCAAGAACCAAGTCGAAGTCGTGGGCGTTAACTGTCCGGGTGCCAAGGTCGGCCTAGCCGTTCCGAAGTACATGAAGAACATTAACTCGATTGAAGACCTGAAAAAGTAA
- a CDS encoding ABC transporter permease — MSSFLTILSGIPAIPLAKWINAFVTWLTGFAGFFNALTAGIGAILDAIQWVLDLFPAWLFIILILLLTWFILRKTKHWGFMIFEALGLGLIWNQGYWHEMTQTLTLVLATSLIIIVIGVPLGIWMAKSHTVNVIVRPILSFMQTMPAFVYLIPAVALFGIGMVPGVVASVIFSLPPIVSTTCLGIQQVPADLEEAAVSFGCTPWQKLFKVELPLARTTIISGINQGMMLALSMVVIASMIGTLGLGSLVYFAVGRNDAGAGFAAGIAIVILAIILDRLSEGVSGSNQSHNK; from the coding sequence ATGAGTAGTTTTCTGACAATTTTAAGCGGAATTCCTGCCATTCCCCTCGCCAAGTGGATTAACGCATTTGTAACTTGGTTAACCGGGTTTGCCGGCTTCTTTAACGCCTTAACCGCGGGAATTGGTGCAATTTTAGATGCCATCCAATGGGTCTTAGACCTCTTTCCAGCATGGCTCTTTATCATTTTAATTTTACTGTTAACCTGGTTTATCCTTAGAAAAACCAAGCACTGGGGCTTCATGATTTTTGAAGCATTAGGACTCGGTTTAATCTGGAACCAAGGTTACTGGCACGAAATGACCCAAACGTTGACGTTGGTGTTAGCAACCAGTTTAATCATCATCGTCATTGGGGTGCCACTGGGAATTTGGATGGCTAAGAGCCACACAGTGAACGTCATCGTGCGTCCCATCCTCTCCTTCATGCAGACCATGCCCGCCTTCGTGTACTTGATTCCAGCCGTAGCTTTATTCGGAATCGGAATGGTACCCGGAGTGGTTGCATCTGTGATTTTCTCGTTACCACCAATCGTTAGCACGACCTGCTTAGGGATTCAACAAGTTCCCGCTGACCTTGAAGAAGCAGCGGTTTCCTTTGGTTGTACCCCATGGCAAAAACTGTTCAAGGTGGAATTACCGTTAGCCCGGACCACCATCATTTCCGGAATTAACCAAGGAATGATGTTAGCCCTCTCCATGGTCGTAATTGCTTCCATGATTGGGACCCTGGGTCTTGGTTCACTGGTTTACTTCGCTGTTGGTCGCAACGATGCAGGGGCTGGTTTTGCTGCCGGAATTGCCATCGTTATTCTTGCAATTATCCTAGACCGCTTATCCGAAGGGGTTAGTGGTAGCAACCAATCCCACAACAAATAA
- a CDS encoding alpha/beta hydrolase, whose product MNKKRFNKLDLIVLIIGVSAAIFGFFYMNYNNGQSTGGKMHKPMQSPIIFVSDQNRTSSAARHLVTTASRSGGSVAMHIDVLANGDIQYNKNGNVKAKQPIIEVNFSDRTKTTHEQAKSLNQILRHLNQKYDYEQYDAIGFGAGSLTVFTNATRYGVPKNGMRLQHFVSVAGPYQGVKLNVPPLKQGQTGAQNQQPANRQTGTRNNNQRPNDQQRPEQNNPEMMQRQQILDRQQAINDRHPSYAELKRLSKKLDPNTQVLNIYGVVDKKSNSDGIVPASSANALKNLVPSKNYESLRLTGPMAEHGQIIDNQISERIINRFLFNE is encoded by the coding sequence TTGAATAAAAAAAGATTTAATAAATTGGATCTGATTGTCCTCATTATTGGAGTCTCAGCAGCCATCTTTGGCTTCTTTTACATGAACTATAATAACGGGCAAAGCACGGGTGGCAAGATGCACAAACCGATGCAGTCGCCGATTATCTTCGTTTCCGATCAAAATCGGACGTCATCCGCGGCCCGGCACCTCGTGACCACGGCTAGTCGCTCCGGTGGTTCTGTAGCTATGCACATTGACGTGCTGGCTAACGGTGACATTCAGTACAATAAAAATGGGAACGTGAAGGCTAAACAACCGATTATTGAAGTGAACTTCAGTGACCGGACGAAAACCACTCACGAACAAGCCAAGTCATTAAACCAGATTCTTCGGCATTTAAACCAGAAGTATGATTACGAACAGTACGATGCGATTGGATTTGGCGCCGGCAGTTTGACGGTCTTTACCAATGCCACTCGTTATGGTGTTCCTAAAAACGGGATGCGCTTGCAGCACTTTGTGTCAGTCGCGGGTCCGTACCAAGGGGTGAAGCTCAACGTTCCACCACTGAAGCAGGGACAGACTGGAGCCCAAAATCAACAACCTGCGAACCGGCAGACTGGGACCCGGAATAATAATCAACGTCCTAACGACCAACAGCGTCCTGAGCAGAATAATCCCGAGATGATGCAACGTCAACAGATCTTAGATCGGCAACAGGCCATTAACGATCGGCATCCGAGCTACGCCGAGTTAAAACGATTGTCGAAAAAGTTAGATCCCAACACGCAGGTGCTGAACATCTACGGCGTAGTCGATAAGAAGAGCAATTCTGACGGGATTGTTCCAGCTTCCTCAGCGAACGCGCTAAAGAATCTGGTTCCATCTAAGAATTATGAATCCTTACGACTCACAGGACCCATGGCAGAACACGGGCAGATTATTGATAATCAAATTTCAGAACGAATTATTAACCGCTTCTTATTTAACGAATAA